The stretch of DNA TATAACTGCCCTGGCCATCATTAACAGTCGCATTTTCAACATCTGTGATATTGATCAGGAATTGTTCATTACCTTCAAAGTCTGCATCACCACTAATGGTTACCGTTATTGCTTTGTACGTTTCACCCGGACTAAAAGTAAGGTCGCCTGAAACTCCTGTATAGTCTTCACCTTCTGTTGCCGTAACATCAGCTGATGCGTAATGCAGCGTTACTGCTGTCGTCGGATTTTTATCCAGATAAACATAGAATGTTAGTTCACTTGTACCCGAATTACCTTCATACACATATGCATCGTAAATACGTACCGCCGGAACATCTACATCATCATCAATGATGGTACAGAAACCATATGGATCCGGAATTTGCGCATTAACTGCATTATCCAGGAAAAGATAAAAACCATGATTTCCTTCTGCGTCCACATCACCGACAACAGAAACATCAACGGTTTTAGTTAGCTCACCCGGAGCAAATGTTAATGTACCACTTGCAGCTGCATAGTCTTCTGGGTCGGTTGCTGCATTTTCTTGTGTTTCATAATCTACTGTAATATTTTCTGTTCCGGCTTTATCAAGAGTAACTGTAAATGTTGCTGTAACGGTTCCTGAGTTACCTTCATTTACTTCAATATCTTCTACAGAGAATGCTGGCAATGGTTCGTCATCGTCGGTAATGTACCCAACACCTGTATTATCAGAAATAGTAGCAGGTCCTGTAACGTTACTAAGCGATACAAAATAAGTTTCAACATTTGATTCATCTTCAGCATCACCGTTCACCGAAACGGTAACAGTTTTTGTGGTTTCACCGGCTGCAAAAGTTAACGTACCGTTGCCTGCAGTAAAATCGTCAGGGGCAACAGCGGCATTATCTTGTGTAGTCCAGTCAACTGTTATTGCTTCTTCAGCGGCAGCACTCAGTGTAATTGTAAATACGGCGTCAACAGTACCCGAATTACCTTCAGTTATAGTTACATCATCTATAGTAAAATTCGGAAGAGGAGCGTCGTCATCATCGATAGTCACAAATCCTTGGCTATCTGAAATTGTGGCTCCACCTGTTGCGTTGGTGAGATTGACCGTGAAAGACTCATTGCCTTCATCCTCTTCATCGCCGTTAACTGTTAGGGATACTGTTTTACTGCTTTCTCCCGGAGCAAAAGTAATAGTTCCGTTAGCTGCAACGTAATCATCAGGCTCTGTAGCCGTATTATCCTGAGTAGCCCAATCAACAGTAATTGTTTCTGAAGAAATTGTCGACAAACTTATCGTAATAGTTGCCGTTACGGTACCTGTATTTCCTTCAGAAACCGAAGTGTTATCAAGCGTTATTACTGGAGTTTCATCATTATCATTGATAGTTCCTTCGCCCTGTGCATTAACAATCGTTGCATTAACAGGATTGGTAAGGTTTACTAAGAAAGATTCCGATGTTTCATCAATTTCATCTTCTAAAATAGACACCGTAAAGGTTTGGGTGGTATTGGCCGAACCAGCAGGAAATGTTATGGTTCCGGAGGTTTCCGTATAATCGTCACCGGCAATTGCAGAACTATTGGCTGTTGCATAATCAACCGTCACTTCCTGATCTGTTTCACCATTAAACTGCACGGTGAATGTTATTGTTCCATCATCTTCATCGGCACTTGCATCCAAAATACTCACTGTTGGAGCTCCATCGTCATCTAAAATAACGTAAGAGCCTTGGTTATTTGGTAGGTTTGCATTTGTTGGATTACTGAAGTCGATCATAAAGTTCTCATTAGTTTCATCGATACCATCATCAGTTAAAGCAACCGTAATTGTTTTTGAAGTTTCGCCAGGGGCAAATGTTACTGTTCCAGAGGCAGCTGTAAAGTCTGTACCTGATGTTGCTGTTCCGGAAGCCGTCGCATAATCAACGGTAACTGTTTCGGTAGAAGCTTTAGTTAATGAAACTGTAACAGAGGCATCTCCTATTGCTTCATTAAAGGATGTTTCGGTAAAACTAATATTAGGTAACTCAACTTCCTGGTCATTATCCAGAATAGTTCCTTGTCCTTCCGCATCACTAATTGTGGCATTAGTTGCATTAGAAAGATTTACCAGAAATGTTTCCGTACTTTCCGTTTCACTGTCGTCAGTAATTGGAACATCAAGTGTTAACGATGTTTCTCCCGCAGGAAATGTTAATGTCCCTGTTCCTTCCGTATAATCGGCACCTGCCGTAGCAGTTCCATTAGCCGTGGCATAATCAACCGTTATACTACTTGAACCAGGAGCATCTAATGAAAGCGTAAATGTAACCTTTCCGTCGGCTTCGTTTGCACTCACATTATTGATGGATATCGCCGGAAGTTCTGTTGCTTCATCATCATTAATAATTACACCTTTGGCCTTATCTCTAATAATTTGTGCATTAACAGCATTGCTTATTGTGATAAAAAAGTCTTCGTCCTCTTCTTTATTTTGGTCCCCAATAATTGGAACCATTAACCATTTGTAGGTTTTTGTAGGGTCAATGGTCAATTTCCCTTTTTTCACTACAAAATCTTCATCTCCAGTTGCTGACCCACCAGAAACCTCATACTCAAATGTTATTGGATGGTCACTACAGTCCTTCAATTCAACCATAAAATAAGCATTTTTCTGTCCTGAGTTTCCTTCTGTTATTGATGTATCCCTGATTCTCATCTCAGGTAAAGGATCATCATCTTCGATTGTACCTTTGCCTTTGTCTTTACAAATTGTGGCATTTTTAGCTCCAGACAAGTGGATAAAAAACTCATGGTTTTCTTCATAAGTCTTGTCCCCTTTTATCGTTACATCTATGGTTTTACTTGTTTCTCCTGGGGCAAAAGTTAACGTACCACTCACTCCTGTAAAATCTTTTGGATCTGTTGCTGCAACTAAAATCGAAGGCGACTGGGCAGACCAGTATCCCACAATTACTGTTTGATTACAGGATTTATCCAACGTAACTTCGAATTTGGCAACTGAGCTGCCGGAGTTTCCTTCTTTAACTGAAATATCATTGATAGAAATACACGGTAATCCTTGCTGCAGGGCTATATTTTTTGAGGTCGGACTTGAAAAGCTGACAGCTATCGATACATAAGGTAACATTAGCAAAAGTATCATGGCGCTACCAATAGTACAAAGCTGGCTTTTATAAGTCGTTAATTTTTTGAATAGGTTTTCTGTAGGAAAACAAAATTGCATTTGTTTTCCACTCAAATAGTAGAGTGAAGCTTTCATAGTAACTCTTGTTTAAGTTTAACTTAAACCCGGCCTATATGAAAAGTATTTTCGAAAATGGTGGAACTAAGTAAGACGACGGGAGCCTTTTTATAAAGTTGGTTTGATACAATTATGTATGGCCTGATTTTCAACTTAAAATTATGCAAAATAAATACATGTAAACAACTTATTTTCAAATAATTAACAATTAAAAAAGATCAAACAAACAAACAATTGTATACTATTTTATCCAATTATTTGCTTTTAAATTTCATTATTAACACTTAAAGTTTGTAAATAAAAACATGTTTAAACAGATAGTTAAACTGCTTACTTACCGCAGATTCTCGAAAAAGCGCTTTTTTACCATTTTTTATTGAACGAAAAAGCAGCCCCAAAAAGAACTGCTTTTTACAAAACAAAACATACAAACGCTTATTTCTTATAGAATAAGGTATAAAAGGATTTTTTTAACATTAGTAGTGCATAAACATAATTTAAGGGTAGACAGATGGTTCCGTCCACCCTTAAACACTTATTTACTCTGCTGACGAAGTACAGTTATAAAACCTTTCTTAAGCTGCATTTTCCCATCATCACCTTGTATTTTGAGAAAATAGAAGTAAGTTCCATCCGGGGCGCCTGCGCCATCCCAATCATTTTTATAGTTTGTTTGCCTGTAAATCTGACGACCGTTTTTGCTCACCACCGTTATTTCATTAGGTATATTTTCAATGCCCTCAAGATAGAATAGGTCATTGATTCCATCTCCATTAGGTGTAAACACATTCGTTGTCTTTTTAGGAGCTTCAACTGAAATTGGTGCTGGAGCTGGATCTGTGGAAGCAGTGATAGTTGGTGAATCATCATCAATAATGGTGATGGTTGCAATTCTGGCCTGATACTCTTGCTCATCTTCCAGCCAATACTTAATAGTAAACGTTTCGACCTCTTCAGGTATAGTATCACCTTTTATCGGAATCAGCAACAATCGATTAGAATTTCCATACTCAAACATTATGGTTAAACCCAACGTTTCATAATAATCATTATCTCTCGTAGCCGTACCATTTGCGGTTTTGAAATTAAACCTGAATGGAGTTCTGGCAGGGTTTTTAAGCATTGCATTTACTTGTATATACCTCCCATTTATATCTCCTTCATTAATGGTAGTATCATTAATTACAAATCCCATCTCAGGATCATCATCAATTATATAATACTCTAATTGTGTTAACGGTAGGGCAACGTTTACAGGATTAGAAAACTGTATAAAGAAACTTTCCCGATTCTCAATAACATCGTCATTTATCAATGGAATCTCAAAAGATTTCACAAAAAAATCTGATGAACCACTTTCAAACTGTATTGTACCAGAAGTTGCTATGTAATCTGTACCGGCTATAGCTGTATTATTTACTGTTGAATAGTTAACCGATATAGGGCTTGTAGCCTTTCCAACCAACCTTACGTAAACAATTTTTTTTTGTGACTCCTCACTCTCAACAACTTCAAAATACAACCGGGGTTTCGGACCATCATTATCTACTATTGTATAGGTAAATACAGTATCGGAAAGCGTTGCATTCACCGGATTTGAAAGTTTAACAATAATAGTTTCGGGAGGTTCAACAACATTATCATCTATTACCTTAACTTGTAACATAGCATTTGAAGTCATTGCCCCTCTATTAAAATATACCGTCCCACTTGAGGATTCAAAATCGACTCCTTCAGTAGCTGTACCAGCTTCTAATTTATAGTCAAATTGAACAATTTCCGTGGAAGGAGCATCCATAGTTAGCTGAAATGAGCCTCCATACTCTTCGGATAAACTGTAATTCTTTGATATTATTTTTGGTGTAGGAAAAGGAAGATGATCATTATCTTTAATTATATATACGGCTTGTACATTTGGAACAGAATCAGAAAAGAACCCTCCCGTATATGGGTAAGGCTGAAATTCATTAAGGTCGAAAGTTGCATTAGTTATATTAGAGAAATTAATACTAAAAACTTCTTCATTTTCTTCAATATTATCATCAATCATAGTTACGATAATAGTTTTTCGCCATTCATATGGTTTAAATACAAGTGTACCACTAGTGGCAGTGTAATCGTCGCCAGCAATAGCAGTCCCATTTTCTGTAGTGAAATCAACAGTTACAGTACGATTAGTTCGATGATCCATTTCTACGTTTAGCCAATAAGGCCCTTTGTTTTCATCGAACTGAACAGCACTTGGAAAAAATTTAAGTTTGGGAGGCTTATTTTCCGGATCATTTTCAGGTATTTCACACAATCCACTATAATCTGCTATTGTTGCATTGACTGGATTAGTTAATTTGAGCGAAAAAAGCTCTTTAGTTTCAAATATTGTGTCATTTATAATTGGAACATCTATGTATTTTATAGTTTCGCCAGGAACAAAAGCTAATGTTCCGGCAACATTGTAATAATCTGAACCAGCTTTAGCTGAACTATCTGCTGTTGAATAATCAACTGAAACTGTTAAAGAGCTTTGGCTATAAATTCCTACTGTAAATCTTGCAGTTCCACTGTTTTCCTCCTTAACTATGTTATTAACATAAAATCGAACATTTGAATCTGTATTATCGTCATCCTGAATAACACCTCTAGCCGTATTCCGTCCAATTGTTGCATGATCTGCAGCAGAAATTGTCACAAAAAAATCTTCATGACTTTCTTTAACTGTATCAGAGTTAACATTAACAACAATCCACTTGTATGTTTTATTTGCAGGAAGAGTTAAGGTTCCGTTTATAGCATCATAATCATCGTTAGAAATGGCTGTTCCGGGAGATGTTGCACAATGGAATTTGATCGGATAATCTGTGCAATGTCCTTTTAACTTCACCAGAAAATACATTTTTACATCTCCCTGATTACCCTCTACTACTGTAGTATCAAGTATATTTAACTTAGGGGGCGCATCATCATTAATAATTGTGCAAGTCCCTCTCTTCTTGCAAACAATAACTCCCTGTCCTGGAGAAATTACACAATTAAAGCTTTGATCAGGTTCAAATTCAGGATCTCCGACAATAGAGACAGGTATATATTTAACGGTTTCACCAGGTTGAAATGTTACTGAACCTGCAATATTATCATAAGGAAGTGTTGCAGTGTAATCTGAGGGCCTAACAGCTCCATTAACATCATTTGTAGATTTTTCAAACCAATATACAATTCTGTTTGAGTCAGCAGAAGGAACATCTAAGGTTACCTTGAAGTAAATTGTTTTTTTTCCTGTGTTTCCTTCAATTACTGAAGTATCATGTATAGATACACATGCTAAAGCCACTTTTCTGGGAGGAATAATTTCTTTAGCAGATAGAAAAGATATTATGCATGTCTGTATTATTAGACTAATTATACAGCCCATTATTTTAATCAATATATTGAGGCGAAAACATTTACAAATTGTTAGGCCTACGCTAGTGTCAATCATAAACATAATAGTAGATATTAGTAGTTGACAAGTTTAAGGGTAGACAGATGGTTCCGTCCACCCTTAAACACTTATTTACTCTGCTGACGAAGTACAGTTATAAAACCTTTCTTAAGCTGCATTTTCCCATCATCACCTTGTATTTTGAGAAAATAGAAGTAAGTTCCATCCGGGGCGCCTGCGCCATCCCAATCATTTTTATAGTTTGTTTGCCTGTAAATCTGACGACCGTTTTTGCTCACCACCGTTATTTCATTAGGTATATTTTCAATGCCTTCAAGATAGAATAGGTCATTGATTCCATCTCCATTAGGTGTAAACACATTCGTTGTCTTTTTAGGAGCTTCAAATGAAATTGGTGCTGGAGCTGGTTCTGCAGAAGCAGTGAGAGTTGGGGAGTCATCATCAATGATGGTGATGGTTGCTTCATGATAAACATCTTCTCTATATTGATTTTTATACCTTATTTTAAATGTTTCATTCCCTTCCGCTACAAGATCTCCTACAATAGGCAAAGCAAAAACCACAACAGAATCCCTCAATCCAAAAAACCAGTCTGTAGCATAATCATTAGTAGATACCGGATAATAATCTGTTACCTCTCCAGCAGTTTCCGAAACAAGATGGAATTCCATTTTTTGCAAATTATCCGATATAAGATGAGAAGAAGCTGTAATCTTGATTGGAATATACTTGATAGAATCATTTCCCTCCTGAACTGTAACATCATCTATATGATAAATCATTGTAGGATCATCATCCCTTATAAAGATACTCACTGTATCAGGACCTGCATATGCAGCATTAATAGGATTTGAAATAACAATCTTAAAACTTTCAGTAGACTCAATCACATTGTCATTAAGAACATCAACAGCAATTTGGAAGGAAGCCGACTGATCAGGTAAAATAGTTACTGTGCCTGAAGTAGCAACATAATCTATACCGGCAATAGCTGTTCCATCAATGGTATGGTAATCTAAAGTAGCAGAGTAAGAATTTCTGTTTTCCAGATATCCCGAAATAAGAGCTCTCTTATTACCCTCTGGATTAAATCCAGGTCTGAAAACTACGAAATAAGGTTGACCATTAGCCTGGTACTTATCAATGATAATTCCAGTAGCAACAGAATCTTCCAATACTGCATTTATTGGATTGCTTAAATGTACCTGGAATGATTCTGCATCTTCAATTAAATTATCCGATAAAACTTCAAAAATAATGGCCCCTGAGTTGTTTCCTTTACGAATTGTGACCTGACCTGATGCCAACTTCACATCATTAGAGGTTGCAGTTCCCGGGGTTAAAGAATAGTTTAATATTACGTCTTTTGTTGTGGGTTCGCTCAATATAATTTTAAATACTCCGCCAACAGTAGTCTCATGTTCAGTTACTATTTCATCATTAATATTAACTTTCACTTTTTTGAATGGATAATCATCATCCCTAATAACAAGAGTGATCAGATCATCAGGTACTGCTACTGAACCTCCATTGTAATAAAAACTCTTTGTTGAAATCTTAGCATTAATAATATTTGATACTTTAACATAAAATATCTCCTGAGTTTCTCTTACAGCATCATCTATATACGGAATTGTTACTAGCTTTACTGTTTCGCCTGGCAGAAATGTTACTGTTCCTTCCGTTTGAATAAAATCACTTCCGGCAAGTGCAGTTCCGCTGACTGTTTTGAAATCAACTTTTACAGTATCACGTTCAATACGATCCAGATAAAATTCAAAAGTTATACTGTCCGATTCATAGACTTCCATTGCATTTCTATCGCGTACATAATAACTTAAAATTACAGGTCTATATTCATAATCATTGTTCGAAATTCTAACTAATGCAGTGCTATTAGCTAAAACGGCATTAACCGGATTACTTAATTTAACTTTAAAAGCCTCTAAAAATTCATAAGTAGAATCGTCAATAATTGGAACATTAATGTATTTAACTTTCTCTCCCGGAGCAAAGGTTAGTGTACCCGAGGTTATTTCATAATCCATACCTCCAGTAGCAGTACTATCAATAGTTGTATAATCAACTGTTACCGGTAATGATGCTGCTGAAAACAATTCAACTTTAAAAGTAATAGCTGTGTCTTGTTCAGGAGTAGTAACCACCGCATCCGAAATATTTAATCTGAGATCAGTGTCTACATTATCATCATCTTTAATTGTTCCCTTAGCTTTGTTTCTTACAATTGAGGCATTTTCTGCATTACTAATGGTCACATAAAAATCCTCATTGCTTTCTTTTGTGATATCTCCTTTTATATCCAATGAAACCCATTGATAAGTCTTTATCGGAGCAATTGATGTGTTTCCGGAAATTGCTACAAAATCACTACCTGCTTTCGCTGTTCCTGAAGTAATTTCATAATGAAATTTTATTGGATATTCACTACAGTGGCCTTTTAGCTTTACCAAAAAATAGATTCTTTTTTTGCCTTCATTCCCTTCTAAAATGCTTGTATCACGAATCTCCATCTGTGGCGGTACATCATCATTTATAATCGTGCATTTCCCAACTCTCTTACAAAAAGTATGGCTTCCAACGTAGGCTGATAATACCAAATCAAATTCTTGATTTGACTCGTACGTTTTGTCGCCTTTAATGGTAACAGGGATTTTTTTTTCGGTTTCTCCGGGTGCAAAAACTAAAAATTGATGAACAGTCGTATAATCAGTAGGTGAGGTTGCTGTAATGTCACGATTTGATGAATTTTGAGTCCACCAATTTAATTTTATCGTGTCTGTTGACGGCCTATTAAGTGTCACCTTAAAATAAACCGTTTTTGTCCCGGAGTTACCTTCTGTTACGGTAATGTTGTTGATAGATACACAAGGGAGAACGGACTTATCTCTTTTAATTTCCTTCGCACTGATACCCTCACCGATTAGCAATAAAAACATTAAAATTAAAAGTGATTGACCTGATAAAAGGCGTAACCGTGTGATAAAATTGTAAGTAACTGACAATTTTGTTTTTTCAATAGTAGAGTTGATAGCAGACATTTTAGTTTTTTTAAGATAAAACCATATAAATCGACCGGATGTATAGGTAAATGATGAAAAAATGCCGAAACGTTCAGAAAAAATGCTTAGATAGATGCTGCCGAAATAAAAGTTACTAACGGTCTTATACTAAAGTTAGGAAAAATATCATTTATAACAAACTTAGTTACAACAAATTACAAAAAAGCCACACCCACATTGTCGGCATGGCTCTAACTATGATAAAATTTATGTTTTAATAGCGTATGATGGCAAATTCTGTCCGGCGATTTAACTGAAACTCAGCATCACTACATTTTGTTCCGTTTACACAATGGTTTACAGGCTTTGTTTCACCATATCCTTTAGCAGTAATGCGTTTTTGATCTATTCCTTTGGAAACAATGTAAGCCACTGCTGATTCTGCACGCTTCTGACTTAATTGAAGATTATAGCTGTCGGAACCGCGTGAATCGGTATGAGAACCTAACTCGATTACCATTGTCGGATTATCATTCATCACCTGCACCAACCTGTTTAGTTCTTGTGTGGCATCTTTACGAATGCTCCATTTATCGAAGTCGTAATAAATATTATCAAGCCTGATGCCTTTATTTAATTCAATCGAATCAATATTTAAGGCCAGTTTTGCGTACAACGTTTTAGACTCTTCATATCCCTTGGTACTCAAACTGTCTTTGCGACTGGTGATAAAATTTGTTTTTTCTGCTGTTATCGAATAGTCAGTATTTTCATCCAAATTGAAAGCAAATGCTCCGATTTCATTGGTAGAGGCTTTTATATTGGTATTACTGTTTTGATTATACAAGGTTACAACTGCATTGCCAATCGGTTGACCAGTCTTTTTATTGACCACCGTACCTTCTAACCTAAATTTCAAATCTTTTTTAACAAACTGGTAAATATCATCCATACCCTTTCCTCCGGAACGGTTGCTTGATAAATAACCACTTTTACCATCTTCATTAAACACCAGGTTAAAATCATCTTGAGGAGTATTTACAGGATACCCAACATTTTTAGGTGCACTCCATTGGTCAGCTCCAACTTTGTATTGAGTTACATAGACATCAAGGCCTCCCATACCTCCTCTTCCGTTGCTTGCATAATACAGGTAATTGTTGTTGTCGAAGCTTGGAAAACGTTCATTACCTGCTGTATTTAGGGTGGTCATATTGATGGGTTTATCCCATGAACCATCGTTTAAACGCTTGCAATAATACAGGTCTGATTGTCCGGCACCTCCTGGCATGTCGGAAGCAAAATAGAGGAAATTACCATCCGGACTAAAACATGCATCACTTACTGAATATTCTAAAGGTGAATTATAGGCAAATGGCTGTGGATCTGACCAGCTATTGGTAGTTTCATCGTATTTTGAAAAATACAACTCTAATTTGATGGTATAATCCTTACGTTTTTTCTTATCGTCTGTATAGCTTTTACTGTTAGTAATACCGCGTGTGCGCGTAAAGAAGACCTCTTTCCCGTTTTTTGAAAACGTTGCCGGACCATTGTGAAACTCTCCGTTCAAATTACCTGAAAACAATTGTGGCTCTTTCCATCCATTCCCTTCTTTTTCTGCATAGAACAGCTTTAAATAGGGTAAACCTGTCCAACCGTAATAACTTTTTTTAAGGTTATTATTTGCATTGAAGAATAAGAAACGGTTCTCCTTCATGTAATTAGCGTTCAGTATCCTGTCGGAAGTAAACACAATTCCATTTTTATACGGAACCGCGCCCCAGTCGCTTTCTGCTGTATTTAAGGAGGTATCTAAACGAAAAGTAAAGTTCACTGGTTTTAACATCCAGTTATGTGCAGAATCGCAAGACGCAATCAATTTATTGGTATTTGGCAAAGCTTCTGTTCCTGCTTCCTGTTGATATTTCTGATACCACTCTTTTGCTTCGGTATATTTAGAATTATTTCTTAATGCTTCTGCATAATAAAAAACATCTATGGGCTCATGTCCGTCTATTTGAACAACTTTAGCATACCAGCTTTCGGCAAACTGATAATTATTCAATTGACGATAACTTTCGGCTAACCCTTTAGCTGCCAACAACGACTCTTTTTTCTCAAAAGCTTTTTCATATAAAGAAATAGCCTCATTGTAATTAAGTAGCTCTGTTTGACGTTGAGCCTCACGTAACGTAGCCTGTCCGAAAACCTGATGCATGCCAAAGGTTAACAGGATAATGAGCAAGTATATTATTCGATTCCTCATGGTAAATTTAGTTTTGTAGTTCTGTCACTATACAAGACATCACTTATTTTAGAAATAACGAGGCGACAACATTCTGACTTTCTTAGGAATAAAAGAATAGCCCAGCGAAATCTCATGCGTGCCATAATTAAAATCCTTGAACTTATTAAAAGAAAAATCATAAGCATAACCTATTCGTAAACGGTCAGTTGCATAAACCTCTATCAATGCAACAAATGCATCAGTGGTTGATAAATCCTCCTGAAGGTTATTCTTTTTCCATGCATTTATTCCTGTGCGATAAGACGCTCCAAGCCATAATCGTTCACCCAACAATACAAAAGAGTTGAGATCTAAATTAGCCGGCCCTTTTGCCTCATTTTTGAGCATAAATGATGGTTTTAACAATACCATTTTAGAAAGTGGAATTAGCGTTCCTGCTGTTAAATAAAAGTGAGGCATTTTAGTAGGAATCAGAATACT from Solitalea canadensis DSM 3403 encodes:
- a CDS encoding Calx-beta domain-containing protein; this translates as MSAINSTIEKTKLSVTYNFITRLRLLSGQSLLILMFLLLIGEGISAKEIKRDKSVLPCVSINNITVTEGNSGTKTVYFKVTLNRPSTDTIKLNWWTQNSSNRDITATSPTDYTTVHQFLVFAPGETEKKIPVTIKGDKTYESNQEFDLVLSAYVGSHTFCKRVGKCTIINDDVPPQMEIRDTSILEGNEGKKRIYFLVKLKGHCSEYPIKFHYEITSGTAKAGSDFVAISGNTSIAPIKTYQWVSLDIKGDITKESNEDFYVTISNAENASIVRNKAKGTIKDDDNVDTDLRLNISDAVVTTPEQDTAITFKVELFSAASLPVTVDYTTIDSTATGGMDYEITSGTLTFAPGEKVKYINVPIIDDSTYEFLEAFKVKLSNPVNAVLANSTALVRISNNDYEYRPVILSYYVRDRNAMEVYESDSITFEFYLDRIERDTVKVDFKTVSGTALAGSDFIQTEGTVTFLPGETVKLVTIPYIDDAVRETQEIFYVKVSNIINAKISTKSFYYNGGSVAVPDDLITLVIRDDDYPFKKVKVNINDEIVTEHETTVGGVFKIILSEPTTKDVILNYSLTPGTATSNDVKLASGQVTIRKGNNSGAIIFEVLSDNLIEDAESFQVHLSNPINAVLEDSVATGIIIDKYQANGQPYFVVFRPGFNPEGNKRALISGYLENRNSYSATLDYHTIDGTAIAGIDYVATSGTVTILPDQSASFQIAVDVLNDNVIESTESFKIVISNPINAAYAGPDTVSIFIRDDDPTMIYHIDDVTVQEGNDSIKYIPIKITASSHLISDNLQKMEFHLVSETAGEVTDYYPVSTNDYATDWFFGLRDSVVVFALPIVGDLVAEGNETFKIRYKNQYREDVYHEATITIIDDDSPTLTASAEPAPAPISFEAPKKTTNVFTPNGDGINDLFYLEGIENIPNEITVVSKNGRQIYRQTNYKNDWDGAGAPDGTYFYFLKIQGDDGKMQLKKGFITVLRQQSK
- a CDS encoding OmpA family protein, translated to MRNRIIYLLIILLTFGMHQVFGQATLREAQRQTELLNYNEAISLYEKAFEKKESLLAAKGLAESYRQLNNYQFAESWYAKVVQIDGHEPIDVFYYAEALRNNSKYTEAKEWYQKYQQEAGTEALPNTNKLIASCDSAHNWMLKPVNFTFRLDTSLNTAESDWGAVPYKNGIVFTSDRILNANYMKENRFLFFNANNNLKKSYYGWTGLPYLKLFYAEKEGNGWKEPQLFSGNLNGEFHNGPATFSKNGKEVFFTRTRGITNSKSYTDDKKKRKDYTIKLELYFSKYDETTNSWSDPQPFAYNSPLEYSVSDACFSPDGNFLYFASDMPGGAGQSDLYYCKRLNDGSWDKPINMTTLNTAGNERFPSFDNNNYLYYASNGRGGMGGLDVYVTQYKVGADQWSAPKNVGYPVNTPQDDFNLVFNEDGKSGYLSSNRSGGKGMDDIYQFVKKDLKFRLEGTVVNKKTGQPIGNAVVTLYNQNSNTNIKASTNEIGAFAFNLDENTDYSITAEKTNFITSRKDSLSTKGYEESKTLYAKLALNIDSIELNKGIRLDNIYYDFDKWSIRKDATQELNRLVQVMNDNPTMVIELGSHTDSRGSDSYNLQLSQKRAESAVAYIVSKGIDQKRITAKGYGETKPVNHCVNGTKCSDAEFQLNRRTEFAIIRY